The Luteimonas galliterrae genome contains a region encoding:
- a CDS encoding type IV pilus twitching motility protein PilT has protein sequence MDIAELLAFSVKNKASDLHLSAGLPPMIRVDGDVRRINIPALDHKQVHALVYDIMSDKQRRDYEEFLEVDFSFEIPSLARFRVNAFNQNRGAGAVFRTIPSEVLTLEDLGCPKIFRELIDQPQGLILVTGPTGSGKSTTLAAMLDHVNKNEYAHILSVEDPIEFVHTSQKCLINQREVHRDTHGFNEALRSALREDPDYILVGEMRDIETIRLALTAAETGHLVFATLHTSSAAKTIDRIIDVFPAGEKPMVRSMLSESLRAVISQALLKKTGGGRTAAWEIMVGIPAIRNLIREDKVAQMYSAIQTGQQYGMMTLDQHLQDLVKRGMVTRHQAKDYAKDKRLFE, from the coding sequence ATGGATATCGCCGAACTACTGGCCTTTTCGGTCAAGAACAAAGCCTCCGACTTGCATCTTTCGGCCGGTCTGCCGCCGATGATCCGCGTCGACGGCGACGTGCGCCGGATCAACATCCCGGCGCTCGACCACAAGCAGGTGCACGCGCTTGTGTACGACATCATGTCGGACAAGCAGCGCCGCGATTACGAAGAATTCCTCGAAGTCGACTTCTCGTTCGAGATCCCGAGCCTGGCGCGCTTCCGCGTCAACGCCTTCAACCAGAACCGCGGCGCCGGCGCGGTGTTCCGCACCATTCCGTCGGAAGTGCTGACGCTGGAAGACCTCGGTTGCCCGAAGATCTTCCGCGAGCTGATCGACCAGCCGCAGGGCCTGATCCTGGTCACCGGGCCGACCGGCTCGGGTAAGTCGACCACGCTGGCGGCGATGCTGGACCACGTCAACAAGAACGAATATGCGCACATCCTCTCGGTCGAGGATCCGATCGAGTTCGTGCACACCTCGCAGAAGTGCCTGATCAACCAGCGCGAAGTGCACCGCGACACGCACGGTTTCAACGAGGCGCTGCGCTCGGCGTTGCGCGAAGACCCGGACTACATCCTGGTCGGCGAAATGCGCGACATCGAAACCATCCGCCTGGCGCTGACCGCGGCGGAAACCGGCCACCTGGTGTTCGCCACGCTCCACACCAGTTCGGCGGCCAAGACCATCGACCGCATCATCGACGTGTTCCCCGCGGGCGAAAAGCCGATGGTCCGCTCGATGCTGTCCGAATCGCTGCGCGCGGTGATCTCGCAGGCGCTGCTGAAGAAGACCGGCGGCGGGCGCACCGCGGCCTGGGAAATCATGGTCGGCATCCCCGCCATCCGCAACCTGATCCGCGAGGACAAGGTGGCGCAGATGTATTCGGCCATCCAGACCGGCCAGCAGTACGGAATGATGACGCTCGACCAGCATCTGCAGGACTTGGTCAAGCGCGGCATGGTCACTCGCCACCAGGCCAAGGACTACGCCAAGGACAAGCGGTTGTTCGAGTAA
- a CDS encoding FKBP-type peptidyl-prolyl cis-trans isomerase, protein MEIADRRIATIHFTLFDHEGKQVGSTHGHDPLVHMYGTGGIVPGLEKALAGKNAGDRFEVEVAPEEGFGPHHPELVQTLPRSTFNGAQAPSVGRKLIAQTSKGPLEVRVTGLDGDTITVDGNHPLAGKPFRLEVEILEVRVPTPQELQFGV, encoded by the coding sequence ATGGAAATCGCAGATCGCCGCATCGCCACGATCCACTTCACGCTGTTCGACCACGAAGGCAAGCAGGTCGGCAGCACGCACGGGCACGATCCGCTGGTGCATATGTACGGCACCGGCGGCATCGTTCCGGGCCTCGAAAAGGCGCTGGCGGGCAAGAATGCCGGCGACCGCTTCGAAGTGGAGGTCGCGCCGGAAGAAGGCTTCGGGCCTCACCACCCCGAATTGGTGCAAACCTTGCCGCGCAGCACGTTCAACGGCGCCCAGGCGCCCAGCGTAGGCAGGAAGCTGATCGCGCAGACTTCGAAAGGGCCGTTGGAAGTGAGGGTCACCGGCCTGGATGGCGACACGATCACCGTCGACGGCAACCATCCGCTGGCCGGCAAACCCTTCCGCTTGGAAGTGGAAATCCTGGAGGTGCGCGTGCCGACGCCGCAAGAGCTGCAGTTCGGCGTTTGA
- a CDS encoding aspartate carbamoyltransferase catalytic subunit — translation MNQVDENGRLRHLLTLEGLSREILLQLLDRAQAIADEGADRSLSGTAVCTLFFEPSTRTRLSFQRAAQRLGADVLNFEAATSSATKGETARDTLKNIEAMGVRGFVVRHSQDGAVAALADAADAGTALINAGDGRHAHPTQGLLDMLTLRQAKGDFGGLKVLIVGDVKHSRVARSDLHALRTLGVAEIRICAPAALLPDAGVIAGCRIGEDLDAALEGVDAVMMLRLQRERMEEGLIASLDDYHRDYGLNSARLRRAAPEAAVMHPGPMNRGVEIDDDVADGAQSLILRQVANGVAVRMAVLEALLAP, via the coding sequence ATGAATCAAGTCGACGAAAACGGACGCCTGCGCCACCTGCTGACGCTGGAAGGCCTGTCGCGCGAAATCCTGCTGCAGCTGCTCGACCGCGCCCAAGCCATCGCCGACGAAGGCGCGGACCGCTCGCTGTCCGGCACCGCCGTCTGCACGCTGTTCTTCGAACCGTCCACCCGCACCCGGCTCAGCTTCCAGCGCGCCGCGCAGCGGCTGGGCGCGGACGTGCTCAATTTCGAGGCCGCCACCTCGTCGGCCACCAAGGGCGAGACCGCGCGCGACACGCTCAAGAACATCGAAGCGATGGGCGTGCGGGGCTTCGTCGTCCGCCATTCCCAGGACGGCGCGGTGGCGGCGCTGGCCGACGCGGCCGACGCAGGCACCGCCTTGATCAACGCCGGGGATGGCCGCCATGCGCATCCCACCCAGGGCCTGTTGGACATGCTGACCTTGCGCCAGGCCAAGGGCGATTTCGGCGGATTGAAGGTACTGATCGTAGGCGACGTGAAGCATTCGCGCGTGGCCCGTTCGGACTTGCATGCATTGCGCACGCTGGGCGTGGCTGAGATCCGTATTTGCGCGCCTGCCGCGCTGCTGCCGGATGCGGGCGTGATCGCCGGCTGTCGCATCGGCGAAGATCTGGATGCCGCGTTGGAAGGCGTCGATGCCGTCATGATGCTGAGACTGCAGCGCGAGCGCATGGAGGAGGGCCTGATCGCTTCCCTCGACGACTACCATCGCGACTATGGCCTGAATTCCGCCCGCTTGCGCCGTGCCGCGCCCGAAGCGGCCGTCATGCATCCCGGTCCGATGAACCGCGGCGTGGAGATCGACGACGACGTCGCGGACGGCGCGCAGTCGCTGATCCTCAGGCAGGTCGCGAACGGCGTCGCGGTGCGGATGGCGGTGTTGGAAGCGCTGCTGGCGCCGTAA
- a CDS encoding DoxX family protein, producing the protein MNPAAQQDLGKLVLRVVLGALILLHGIAKIRSGLGPIEGMLQAHGLPHYLAYGALVGEVLAPLLLILGWYARIGAALVLVNMVFAFALAHMGQVTQLNDQGGWALELQGMFLASSLALLLLGPGKYSVNQR; encoded by the coding sequence ATGAATCCAGCAGCGCAACAAGACCTAGGCAAACTCGTCCTTCGCGTTGTACTCGGCGCACTGATCCTGCTGCACGGCATCGCCAAGATCCGTTCCGGCCTGGGGCCGATCGAGGGCATGCTGCAGGCGCACGGCCTGCCGCACTACCTGGCCTACGGCGCGCTGGTCGGCGAGGTGCTGGCGCCGCTGCTGCTGATTCTGGGGTGGTACGCGCGCATCGGCGCTGCGCTGGTGCTCGTCAATATGGTCTTCGCGTTCGCGCTGGCGCATATGGGCCAAGTGACGCAACTCAACGACCAGGGCGGATGGGCGCTGGAGTTGCAGGGCATGTTCCTGGCTTCTTCTTTGGCTTTGCTGCTGCTCGGGCCGGGCAAATATTCGGTCAACCAGCGCTGA
- a CDS encoding PilT/PilU family type 4a pilus ATPase yields the protein MSTIDFTSFLKLMAHQKASDLFITAGMPPSMKVNGKISPITQNPLTPQQSRDLVLNVMSPPQREEFEKTHECNFAIGLSGVGRFRVSCFYQRNQVGMVLRRIETKIPTVEELNLPPIIKTLAMTKRGIIIFVGATGTGKTTSLAAMIGYRNANSTGHIITIEDPIEFVHKHEGCIITQREVGIDTDNWENALKNTLRQAPDVIMIGEVRTREGMDHAIAFAETGHLVLCTLHANNANQAMDRMINFFPEDRRSQLLMDLSLNLKGVVAQQLLPTVDGKSRRVAMEILLGTPLVQDYIRDGEIHKLKEVMKESTNLGMKTFDQSLFELYQAGEISYEDALRYADSANEVRLKIKLAQGGDAHTLAQGLDGVEVAEVR from the coding sequence ATGAGCACCATCGATTTCACTTCATTCCTCAAGCTGATGGCGCACCAGAAGGCGTCGGACCTGTTCATCACCGCCGGCATGCCGCCGTCGATGAAGGTCAACGGCAAGATCTCGCCGATCACCCAGAACCCGCTCACGCCGCAGCAGAGCCGCGACCTGGTGCTGAACGTGATGTCGCCGCCGCAGCGCGAGGAGTTCGAGAAGACCCACGAATGCAATTTCGCGATCGGCCTGTCGGGCGTGGGCCGGTTCCGCGTCAGCTGTTTCTACCAGCGCAACCAGGTGGGCATGGTGCTGCGCCGGATCGAGACCAAGATCCCGACGGTGGAAGAACTGAACCTGCCGCCGATCATCAAGACCCTGGCGATGACCAAGCGCGGCATCATCATCTTCGTCGGCGCCACCGGCACCGGCAAGACGACATCGCTCGCGGCGATGATCGGCTACCGCAACGCCAATTCGACCGGCCACATCATCACCATCGAAGATCCGATCGAATTCGTGCACAAGCACGAGGGCTGCATCATCACCCAGCGCGAAGTCGGCATCGACACCGACAATTGGGAGAACGCGCTGAAGAACACGTTGCGCCAGGCGCCGGACGTGATCATGATCGGCGAGGTGCGCACCCGCGAAGGCATGGACCACGCGATCGCCTTCGCCGAAACCGGCCACCTGGTGCTGTGCACGCTGCATGCGAACAACGCCAACCAGGCGATGGACCGCATGATCAACTTCTTCCCGGAAGACCGCCGCAGCCAGCTGCTGATGGACCTGTCGCTGAACCTGAAGGGCGTAGTCGCGCAGCAGCTGCTGCCGACCGTGGACGGCAAGAGCCGGCGCGTGGCGATGGAAATCCTGCTCGGCACGCCGCTGGTGCAGGACTACATCCGCGACGGCGAGATCCACAAGCTCAAGGAAGTGATGAAGGAATCCACCAACCTGGGCATGAAGACCTTCGACCAGAGCCTGTTCGAACTGTACCAGGCCGGCGAGATCAGCTACGAGGACGCGCTGCGCTACGCCGACTCGGCCAACGAAGTGCGCCTGAAGATCAAGCTCGCCCAGGGCGGCGACGCGCATACGCTGGCGCAAGGGCTGGATGGCGTCGAAGTCGCCGAGGTTCGCTGA
- a CDS encoding sterol desaturase family protein, protein MGTGQFFVTLGNGFAASSPWAAMGWGLAFFASIYLVICGGNWLLTRRLLPALRIGRRIDPKPLRDGQTRYELSLSAVSILIFGIGTVLPWAFLRLGWAQLAQDPGPLRIALEMAVLLVWNDIHFYANHRLLHTRPLRSFHAQHHRSLVTTPFSTYSFHPLEAALLGNVILLPMLLHDFSFAALLSLPVTSLLLNNLGHSNYDFAPAAGHDHWLSASRRHHLHHTRYHGNYGFLFNFMDGWFGTRLPDEAPPPAQTAVES, encoded by the coding sequence ATGGGCACCGGCCAATTCTTCGTAACACTCGGCAACGGTTTCGCCGCATCCAGTCCCTGGGCCGCGATGGGCTGGGGCCTGGCCTTCTTCGCTTCGATCTATCTCGTGATCTGCGGCGGCAACTGGTTACTGACCCGCCGTCTGCTGCCGGCCTTGCGGATCGGCCGCCGGATCGATCCCAAACCATTAAGAGACGGCCAGACCCGTTACGAACTGTCGCTGTCGGCGGTCTCGATCCTGATTTTCGGCATCGGTACGGTCCTGCCGTGGGCCTTCCTGCGCCTGGGCTGGGCACAACTGGCGCAGGATCCGGGGCCGCTGCGGATCGCGCTGGAAATGGCTGTGCTGCTGGTCTGGAACGATATCCACTTCTACGCCAACCACCGCTTGCTGCATACCCGGCCGCTGCGCAGTTTCCACGCCCAGCACCATCGTTCGCTGGTGACCACGCCGTTCTCCACCTATAGCTTCCACCCGCTGGAGGCGGCGCTGCTGGGCAATGTGATCCTGCTGCCGATGCTGCTGCACGATTTCAGCTTCGCGGCGCTGCTGTCGCTGCCGGTGACGAGCCTGTTGCTGAACAACTTGGGCCATTCCAACTACGACTTCGCCCCTGCCGCCGGCCACGACCATTGGCTGTCGGCCAGCCGCCGCCACCATCTGCACCACACCCGCTACCACGGCAATTACGGATTCTTGTTCAATTTCATGGACGGCTGGTTCGGCACCCGGCTGCCGGACGAAGCGCCGCCGCCGGCCCAGACGGCGGTCGAAAGCTGA
- the pdxH gene encoding pyridoxamine 5'-phosphate oxidase translates to MTDLYAEALATFDRLFDEAAAAGEPDRTAMVLATAALNARPSARTVLLKSHDARGFVFYTHLDGRKGRELQANPHAALLFHWPRVRHGVQVRIEGPVEIVSDAEADAYFATRPRGSQLGAWASKQSETLESREAFEARLAQADRQFENREVARPARWTGLRVKPEKIEFWYGADFRLHERELYEGDCTGAWSKRMLYP, encoded by the coding sequence ATGACCGATCTCTACGCCGAGGCGCTCGCCACCTTCGATCGCCTGTTCGACGAGGCCGCCGCGGCCGGCGAGCCCGACCGCACCGCGATGGTGCTCGCGACCGCGGCGCTGAACGCGCGCCCGTCGGCGCGCACGGTGCTGCTGAAGTCGCACGACGCGCGCGGCTTTGTGTTCTACACGCATCTGGACGGACGCAAGGGACGCGAACTGCAGGCCAATCCGCACGCGGCGCTGCTGTTCCATTGGCCGCGCGTGCGCCACGGCGTGCAGGTGCGCATCGAGGGGCCGGTGGAAATCGTCAGCGATGCCGAGGCCGACGCCTACTTCGCCACGCGCCCGCGCGGCAGCCAACTCGGCGCGTGGGCGTCGAAGCAGTCCGAGACGCTGGAATCGCGCGAGGCTTTCGAAGCGCGGCTGGCCCAGGCCGATCGCCAGTTCGAGAACCGCGAGGTGGCGCGGCCGGCGCGATGGACGGGCCTGCGGGTGAAGCCGGAGAAGATCGAATTCTGGTACGGCGCCGATTTCCGTCTGCACGAGCGCGAGTTGTACGAGGGCGACTGCACCGGCGCGTGGAGCAAGCGGATGTTGTATCCGTAG
- the proC gene encoding pyrroline-5-carboxylate reductase, translated as MTASTNPQSPIPSSAPIAFIGGGNMARSLIGGLISAGTPASAIRVAEPVAALREALMRDFGVLVFEEAIDAVAGAGTWVFAVKPQVMRAVCENLAVQARATRPLSVSIAAGITAEQLDRWLGGGNAVVRCMPNTPALLGAGVTGLFANAQVGADGRAQAESLLASAGKTVWIEDEALMDAVTAVSGSGPAYVFLLAEAMEAAARRQGLPDDAARALVLQTVLGAARMLTESNEPPDELRRRVTSPGGTTQAAIETFEAGGFRDLVVKAIDNATERGRQLSAAND; from the coding sequence ATGACCGCTTCCACGAATCCCCAATCCCCGATCCCCAGTTCCGCGCCCATCGCCTTCATCGGCGGCGGCAACATGGCGCGCAGCCTGATCGGCGGCCTGATCTCCGCCGGCACGCCGGCCTCTGCGATACGCGTGGCCGAACCGGTGGCCGCGTTGCGCGAAGCGCTGATGCGCGACTTCGGCGTGCTCGTCTTCGAAGAGGCCATCGATGCGGTGGCCGGCGCCGGCACCTGGGTGTTCGCGGTCAAGCCGCAAGTGATGCGCGCCGTCTGCGAGAACCTGGCCGTGCAGGCGCGCGCGACGCGGCCCTTGTCGGTGTCGATCGCCGCAGGCATCACCGCCGAGCAGCTCGACCGTTGGCTGGGAGGCGGCAATGCCGTGGTGCGTTGCATGCCGAACACGCCCGCCTTGCTCGGCGCGGGCGTCACCGGCCTGTTCGCCAATGCGCAGGTGGGCGCCGATGGACGCGCGCAAGCCGAATCGCTGCTGGCCAGCGCCGGCAAAACGGTGTGGATCGAAGACGAAGCGTTGATGGACGCGGTGACCGCCGTCTCCGGCAGCGGTCCGGCCTACGTTTTCCTGCTCGCCGAAGCGATGGAAGCGGCCGCGCGCCGGCAAGGACTGCCGGACGACGCGGCGCGCGCGCTGGTGCTGCAGACCGTGCTCGGCGCAGCGCGCATGCTCACCGAATCCAACGAGCCGCCGGACGAACTGCGCCGGCGCGTCACCTCGCCGGGCGGCACCACGCAAGCCGCGATCGAGACATTCGAAGCCGGCGGCTTCCGCGATCTGGTCGTGAAAGCCATCGACAACGCGACCGAGCGCGGACGCCAACTGTCCGCGGCCAACGATTGA
- a CDS encoding DNA-3-methyladenine glycosylase I, translated as MSGYCDFAPGHPIHGPYHDTEYGFPQRDEAVLFERLILEINQAGLSWETILKKREGFRRAYDGFDVDKVARYGERARKRLLADPGIIRNGLKVDAAIHNAKIVQSLRESHGGFVQWLDAHHPLPKAEWVKLFKKTFRFTGGEITGEFLMSLGYLPGAHRADCPAMKRIAKLKPKWMSA; from the coding sequence ATGTCCGGATACTGCGATTTCGCCCCAGGCCACCCGATCCACGGGCCCTACCACGACACCGAATACGGCTTCCCGCAACGCGACGAAGCGGTGCTGTTCGAACGCCTGATCCTCGAGATCAACCAGGCCGGCCTGAGCTGGGAAACCATTCTGAAGAAACGGGAAGGATTCCGCCGCGCCTACGACGGGTTCGACGTGGACAAGGTGGCCCGCTACGGCGAACGCGCGCGGAAACGTCTGTTGGCCGATCCCGGCATCATCCGCAACGGATTGAAAGTGGACGCGGCGATCCACAACGCCAAAATCGTGCAATCGCTGCGCGAATCGCACGGCGGCTTCGTCCAATGGCTGGACGCGCACCACCCGCTGCCGAAAGCCGAATGGGTGAAACTGTTCAAAAAGACCTTCCGCTTCACCGGCGGCGAAATCACCGGCGAGTTCCTGATGAGCCTGGGCTACCTGCCCGGCGCGCACCGCGCGGATTGCCCGGCGATGAAGCGCATCGCCAAGCTCAAGCCGAAGTGGATGTCTGCTTAA
- a CDS encoding YqgE/AlgH family protein — protein sequence MSDDTIQLANQLLIALPALADPNFSRTVALICQHDDDGAMGVLLNRASEYTLGDVLAQMHIQTDDASLRNQIVLAGGPVHPERGFVLHDGGDWDSTLTIADNLRLTTSRDILEAMARGEGPAQVVVALGCAGWGAGQLEHELGENSWLTAPADAELLFDLPLEERWHAAAGRIGVDMSRMADYAGHA from the coding sequence ATGTCGGACGACACGATCCAACTCGCGAACCAGCTGCTGATCGCGCTGCCGGCGTTGGCCGACCCCAATTTCTCGCGCACGGTGGCGCTGATCTGCCAGCACGACGACGACGGCGCGATGGGCGTGCTGCTCAACCGGGCATCGGAATACACGCTGGGCGACGTGCTGGCGCAGATGCACATCCAGACCGACGACGCGTCGCTGCGCAACCAGATCGTGCTTGCCGGCGGGCCGGTGCACCCCGAACGCGGTTTCGTGCTGCACGACGGCGGCGACTGGGATTCCACGCTGACGATCGCCGACAACCTGCGGCTGACCACCTCGCGCGACATCCTCGAGGCGATGGCGCGCGGCGAAGGTCCGGCGCAGGTCGTCGTCGCGCTGGGCTGCGCGGGCTGGGGCGCCGGGCAACTCGAGCACGAGCTCGGCGAGAACAGCTGGCTCACCGCGCCGGCCGACGCCGAACTGCTGTTCGATCTGCCGTTGGAGGAACGCTGGCACGCCGCTGCGGGCCGCATCGGCGTGGACATGTCGCGGATGGCGGATTATGCCGGGCATGCCTGA
- a CDS encoding cobalamin-binding protein: protein MSGPQRIVCLTEEPTEVLYSLGEQHRIVGISGFTVRPAAARKEKPKVSAFTSAKIGEILKLRPDFVVGFSDIQADIAAELIRHGIEVWISNHRSVDGIVDYVRRLGALVGAADKANAYADGLRRGLDAIEREARNLPQRPKVYFEEWDDPLITGIQWVAELIRIAGGDDAFPELSGEPLAKNRILADQGEVVRRAPDIVFGSWCGKRFRPEKVAARAGWDAIPAVRDGELHEIKSPIILQPGPAALTDGVREMARIVRTWADRTG from the coding sequence ATGAGCGGTCCCCAACGCATCGTCTGCCTGACCGAAGAACCCACCGAAGTGCTGTACTCGCTCGGCGAGCAGCATCGCATCGTGGGCATCAGCGGCTTCACCGTGCGGCCTGCGGCCGCGCGCAAGGAAAAGCCCAAAGTCAGCGCCTTCACCAGCGCCAAGATCGGCGAGATCCTGAAGCTGCGGCCTGACTTCGTGGTCGGTTTTTCCGATATCCAAGCGGATATAGCCGCCGAGTTGATCAGGCATGGCATCGAGGTCTGGATCAGCAACCACCGCAGCGTGGACGGCATCGTCGATTACGTGCGCCGGTTGGGCGCGCTGGTCGGCGCGGCCGACAAGGCGAACGCCTATGCCGACGGACTGCGGCGCGGGCTCGATGCTATCGAACGCGAGGCGAGAAACCTGCCCCAGCGCCCGAAAGTCTATTTCGAGGAATGGGACGATCCGCTGATCACCGGCATCCAATGGGTCGCCGAGCTGATTCGCATCGCCGGCGGCGACGATGCGTTTCCGGAGCTTTCGGGGGAGCCGCTGGCGAAGAACCGGATCTTGGCCGATCAAGGTGAAGTCGTGCGCCGCGCGCCGGACATCGTTTTCGGTTCTTGGTGCGGCAAGCGTTTCCGGCCGGAAAAAGTGGCGGCGCGGGCCGGTTGGGATGCGATCCCGGCGGTGCGCGACGGTGAATTGCACGAAATCAAATCGCCGATCATTCTGCAGCCGGGACCTGCGGCGTTGACCGATGGCGTACGCGAGATGGCGCGCATTGTCCGCACCTGGGCCGACCGGACAGGGTAG
- a CDS encoding YggS family pyridoxal phosphate-dependent enzyme, translating into MLSDALHEVLQRLENAARNAGRPSPRLLAVSKTQAATAVAELAAAGQRAFGENYVQEALAKQQNLNAPGLEWHLIGHLQSNKAAVAATAFDWVQTLDRAKLVPLLAAARGDDQPPLNVLIQVNIDDEAGKHGCRPEDVPALAEAVAAQPRLVLRGLMAIPAPDPDPEGRRTAFRDMKRLFDALASRYPQADTLSMGMTEDYAIAVEEGATMVRVGTALFGARSRDSGLGIRD; encoded by the coding sequence GTGCTATCGGACGCCTTGCACGAAGTCCTGCAAAGACTTGAAAACGCGGCACGGAACGCAGGCCGGCCAAGCCCGCGCCTGCTCGCGGTGAGCAAGACGCAAGCTGCGACCGCGGTCGCAGAACTGGCCGCCGCGGGCCAGCGCGCGTTCGGCGAGAACTACGTGCAGGAGGCCCTCGCCAAGCAGCAGAACCTGAATGCGCCCGGTTTGGAATGGCATCTGATCGGGCACCTGCAATCGAACAAGGCGGCCGTGGCCGCGACCGCTTTCGACTGGGTGCAGACGCTGGACCGCGCCAAACTGGTGCCGCTGCTGGCCGCCGCCCGCGGCGACGACCAGCCGCCGCTCAACGTGCTGATCCAGGTGAACATCGACGACGAAGCCGGCAAGCACGGCTGCCGACCGGAAGACGTGCCGGCGCTGGCGGAGGCCGTGGCCGCGCAACCGCGCCTGGTCCTGCGCGGACTGATGGCGATCCCGGCGCCGGATCCCGACCCGGAAGGCCGCCGCACTGCGTTCCGCGACATGAAGCGCCTGTTCGACGCCTTGGCCTCGCGCTACCCGCAGGCCGATACCCTGTCGATGGGCATGACCGAGGACTACGCCATCGCGGTCGAGGAAGGTGCGACCATGGTCCGGGTGGGTACTGCGCTGTTCGGGGCGAGAAGTAGGGATTCGGGATTGGGGATTCGGGATTAG
- a CDS encoding DUF4426 domain-containing protein translates to MKWTIRTVLLVSLLGLSACGGNAPPAPAASAANTGEATETAGDVTIRASALQTSTLDETVAKRYGIARDDKSVLLLVAVRKSDGADETSLPAKVTASAGGLSGGKQAIAMRELRTGDLLDYIGTVETSLPETLRFEVTVVREGGATSNLKFNREFYPR, encoded by the coding sequence ATGAAGTGGACGATCCGTACCGTTCTTCTGGTTTCGCTGCTCGGCCTTTCGGCTTGCGGCGGCAACGCCCCGCCCGCTCCGGCCGCATCGGCCGCGAATACCGGCGAAGCGACCGAAACCGCAGGCGACGTGACGATCCGCGCCAGCGCATTGCAAACCTCCACCCTCGACGAAACCGTCGCCAAGCGATACGGCATCGCACGCGACGACAAGTCCGTACTGCTGCTGGTCGCCGTGCGCAAGAGCGATGGGGCGGACGAAACCAGCCTGCCGGCGAAAGTCACGGCCAGCGCCGGCGGTTTGAGCGGCGGCAAGCAGGCCATCGCGATGCGCGAGCTGCGGACGGGAGATTTGCTCGACTACATCGGCACCGTCGAAACTTCGTTGCCGGAAACGCTGCGTTTCGAGGTGACGGTAGTGCGCGAGGGCGGCGCGACATCCAACCTCAAGTTCAACCGCGAGTTCTATCCGCGCTAA
- the ruvX gene encoding Holliday junction resolvase RuvX, with protein sequence MPDQSRPDIAAIKRDGTVLGFDVGARRIGVAVGSAFGHGARALAVIDVHANGPDWNAIDKLRKEWRPDGMVVGDPMTLDGGDQPIRKRAREFAQTLLARYALPVVMVDERTSSIEAAQRFASDRAEGRKRRRDAAALDAVAAAVIVERWLASPQDATEVV encoded by the coding sequence ATGCCTGATCAAAGCCGGCCCGACATCGCCGCGATCAAGCGCGACGGCACCGTGCTCGGTTTCGACGTGGGCGCCCGCCGCATCGGCGTAGCGGTCGGCAGCGCTTTCGGCCACGGCGCGCGCGCGCTGGCCGTGATCGATGTGCACGCCAATGGACCGGACTGGAACGCGATCGACAAACTGCGCAAGGAATGGCGGCCCGACGGCATGGTGGTCGGCGATCCGATGACGCTGGACGGCGGCGACCAGCCGATCCGCAAGCGTGCGCGCGAGTTCGCGCAGACGCTGCTCGCGCGCTATGCGTTGCCGGTGGTGATGGTGGACGAGCGCACCAGTTCGATCGAAGCCGCGCAGCGGTTCGCCTCGGACCGCGCAGAAGGGCGCAAGCGCCGCCGCGATGCTGCGGCGCTCGATGCCGTCGCCGCTGCGGTGATCGTCGAGCGTTGGCTGGCTTCGCCGCAGGATGCGACGGAAGTGGTGTGA